One window of Desulfomicrobium apsheronum genomic DNA carries:
- the lolA gene encoding outer membrane lipoprotein chaperone LolA, translated as MPRFFMGLFIVLTSVWCAQAADLSDQIQKRYDTLQSFRGFFLQKLTNASSREVQERLGSITFKRPRFIRWETTSPENELLIIGQDTVWEYFPAEETVYRYSVEQVLSSKTMIRFLSGEANLKDDFIVQDLGADGEFRHLKIIPREPEPNLVEGELWVRPGQDMLEKIKLVDFFGNVNELELTGIELDVEVSDKEFTLDPPKGTEVIEGLVGE; from the coding sequence GTGCCGCGCTTTTTTATGGGGCTTTTTATCGTCCTGACCAGCGTCTGGTGCGCACAGGCTGCGGATTTGAGCGATCAGATCCAAAAGCGATATGATACTTTGCAGTCTTTTCGGGGCTTTTTTCTGCAGAAACTGACCAACGCCTCCAGCCGAGAGGTGCAGGAACGGCTGGGCAGCATCACCTTCAAACGCCCCCGCTTCATCCGCTGGGAAACGACCAGTCCCGAAAACGAGCTGCTCATCATCGGCCAGGATACGGTCTGGGAATATTTCCCTGCCGAGGAGACTGTTTACCGTTATTCGGTTGAGCAGGTCTTGAGTTCCAAGACCATGATCCGTTTTCTGTCAGGCGAAGCCAACCTGAAGGACGACTTCATCGTTCAGGACCTGGGCGCGGACGGGGAATTCAGGCACCTCAAGATCATCCCCCGTGAACCCGAGCCCAATCTGGTCGAGGGAGAACTCTGGGTCCGGCCCGGACAGGACATGCTTGAGAAGATCAAGCTTGTGGATTTCTTTGGAAACGTGAACGAACTTGAACTGACCGGTATCGAGCTTGATGTGGAGGTGTCGGACAAGGAATTCACCCTGGATCCGCCCAAGGGCACGGAAGTTATTGAGGGGTTGGTCGGGGAGTGA
- a CDS encoding MFS transporter yields the protein MNPDQKKNSPAPFAPALPALALLTTVFLANFLARTMFGPLLLPISEHLGRSLAASANLFVCLAGGYSASVLCAGFVSQRIGHKGTIVASVAGIGIGLLGLAGSDSFTGFSIWITLMGIGAGLYMPSGVVTITEITPAAYWGQAFSIHELAPNLAFIAAPFISELFLGFLGYPALFRLLGAACLILAVVYAKRGPRTVRPGMAPVLGNIKTIVTRPAFWIMALLFVLAVGVEMGIYNLVPAFLVMEKGTTREMANIILGCSRTASLVFLPATGWIIRRIGYRRTLALCLLGTGFTTFLSGFGPLWWTVTMLTLQPIFVVCFFPVGFAVLALVCPKATGDLSVSLTVTCTSIIGAGLIPAVLAWTGERFSFALSFSLFGAALFAVSLIAILKLRIPES from the coding sequence ATGAACCCAGACCAGAAAAAAAATTCCCCCGCGCCATTCGCCCCGGCCCTGCCTGCCCTGGCGCTGCTGACAACGGTCTTCCTCGCCAATTTTCTGGCGCGGACCATGTTCGGCCCCCTGCTGCTCCCAATCAGCGAACATCTTGGCCGCAGCCTTGCCGCCAGCGCCAACCTCTTTGTCTGTCTCGCAGGCGGATACAGCGCCTCCGTCCTCTGCGCGGGATTCGTATCCCAACGCATCGGGCACAAGGGCACCATCGTCGCATCGGTGGCCGGCATCGGCATTGGCCTTCTGGGACTGGCGGGAAGCGACTCGTTCACCGGCTTTTCGATCTGGATCACCCTCATGGGCATTGGAGCGGGGCTGTACATGCCATCAGGCGTGGTGACCATCACCGAGATCACCCCAGCGGCCTATTGGGGCCAAGCCTTCTCCATTCATGAACTGGCTCCAAACCTGGCCTTCATCGCCGCACCTTTCATCAGCGAACTGTTCCTTGGATTCCTTGGCTACCCGGCCCTTTTCCGCCTGCTCGGAGCCGCGTGCCTGATCCTGGCCGTGGTCTATGCCAAGCGCGGACCGCGAACCGTGCGACCGGGCATGGCGCCCGTGCTCGGCAATATAAAAACCATCGTGACCAGGCCGGCTTTCTGGATCATGGCCCTGCTCTTTGTCCTGGCCGTGGGTGTGGAAATGGGAATCTACAATCTGGTGCCCGCATTCCTGGTCATGGAAAAGGGAACTACCCGTGAAATGGCGAACATCATACTTGGCTGTTCGCGCACCGCGTCCCTTGTCTTTCTACCCGCCACGGGATGGATCATCCGGCGCATCGGCTATCGCCGCACCCTGGCCCTTTGCCTGCTGGGCACGGGGTTTACGACGTTCCTGTCCGGATTCGGCCCGCTGTGGTGGACAGTGACCATGCTGACCCTGCAACCGATATTCGTGGTCTGCTTCTTCCCGGTGGGATTTGCGGTCCTGGCCCTGGTCTGCCCCAAGGCCACCGGCGATCTGTCCGTGTCCCTGACCGTCACGTGCACGTCCATCATCGGAGCCGGGCTCATCCCCGCCGTGCTGGCCTGGACCGGGGAACGGTTCAGCTTCGCACTGTCCTTCTCTCTTTTTGGCGCGGCCTTGTTCGCCGTGAGCCTCATCGCCATCCTGAAACTACGCATCCCCGAATCCTGA
- a CDS encoding PilZ domain-containing protein: MPNIIRPNINRRQWPRHEKKYLVQIATSLQSGFSPATVFNFSRGGLCFVHPEPLEKGGGIMVRLPQDLVGLARDVKARVKWCVPSSTGGYAIGIQYEEPLLWTRYE, from the coding sequence ATGCCAAACATCATCCGCCCCAATATCAATCGGCGGCAGTGGCCGCGCCACGAAAAGAAATATCTGGTGCAGATAGCCACGTCCCTGCAAAGCGGTTTCAGTCCGGCCACCGTGTTCAATTTCAGTCGCGGGGGGCTATGCTTCGTCCATCCCGAACCTCTGGAAAAGGGGGGCGGGATCATGGTCCGCCTGCCGCAGGATCTGGTCGGTCTGGCCCGGGATGTGAAGGCCAGGGTCAAATGGTGCGTACCGTCCAGTACAGGAGGGTACGCCATCGGAATCCAGTACGAGGAACCCCTGCTTTGGACCAGATACGAATAA
- the panB gene encoding 3-methyl-2-oxobutanoate hydroxymethyltransferase produces MKTLNDFIQMKKNGEKIVMLTAYDYPSGRLAEEAGIDVVLVGDSLGMVVLGYDSTVPVTMADMIHHTRAARRGAKNTFMLTDMPYLTYQISTAQAMENAARLVQEGGCEGIKIEGGEEIAPQVRALVNAGIPVCGHIGLTPQSATALSGYKVQGRTAEAAKKLLHDALALEAAGAFMIVLECIPAQVAELISKRLSIPTIGIGGGAACDGQVLVFHDTLGLFERFVPKFVKQFETLGAKAKDALGAYAAEVRSGAFPDVAHSFSMNEEQLQKIYGDHED; encoded by the coding sequence ATGAAAACCTTGAACGATTTCATCCAGATGAAGAAGAACGGCGAGAAGATAGTCATGCTCACGGCCTACGATTATCCCTCGGGCCGTCTGGCCGAGGAGGCCGGTATCGACGTCGTTCTGGTCGGTGATTCCCTGGGGATGGTCGTGCTCGGTTACGACTCCACCGTGCCCGTGACCATGGCCGACATGATCCACCACACCCGCGCCGCCCGGCGCGGGGCCAAGAATACCTTCATGCTCACGGACATGCCGTATCTGACCTATCAGATATCCACGGCCCAGGCCATGGAGAACGCTGCCCGTCTGGTGCAGGAAGGGGGATGCGAGGGCATCAAGATCGAGGGTGGCGAAGAGATCGCGCCGCAGGTTCGGGCTCTGGTCAATGCCGGAATTCCCGTCTGCGGGCACATCGGCCTGACCCCGCAGTCGGCCACTGCGCTGAGCGGTTACAAGGTCCAGGGACGCACCGCCGAGGCGGCCAAAAAACTGCTGCACGACGCACTGGCGCTTGAAGCGGCCGGGGCGTTCATGATCGTGTTGGAATGCATTCCTGCGCAGGTCGCGGAACTGATCAGCAAACGCCTCTCCATACCCACCATTGGTATCGGCGGCGGCGCGGCCTGTGACGGACAGGTGCTGGTCTTTCACGACACCCTGGGGCTCTTTGAGCGTTTCGTGCCAAAATTCGTGAAGCAGTTCGAGACGTTGGGAGCAAAAGCCAAGGACGCTCTGGGTGCTTACGCCGCCGAAGTCCGCTCTGGCGCCTTTCCTGACGTCGCGCATTCCTTTTCCATGAATGAAGAGCAGTTGCAAAAGATTTACGGCGATCACGAGGACTGA
- the panD gene encoding aspartate 1-decarboxylase: MPLRTFLQAKLHRAIITGAEVDYEGSVAICPDLIRAAGFHLNERVDIYNVDNGERLSTYVILGEKGEICLNGAAAHKGSRGQKVIIASYVQLTPEEIPGHQPTVVLVGADNEIIRS, translated from the coding sequence ATGCCTTTACGTACATTTTTGCAGGCCAAACTGCACCGCGCCATCATCACCGGGGCCGAGGTCGACTACGAGGGCTCCGTGGCCATCTGTCCCGACCTCATCCGCGCCGCCGGTTTTCATTTGAACGAACGCGTCGATATCTACAATGTGGATAATGGAGAGCGTCTCTCCACCTATGTCATTCTCGGCGAGAAGGGCGAGATCTGTCTGAACGGGGCCGCCGCGCACAAGGGCAGCCGTGGCCAGAAAGTCATTATCGCCTCCTATGTGCAACTGACCCCAGAAGAGATCCCCGGCCATCAGCCCACCGTGGTCCTGGTTGGAGCAGACAACGAAATCATCAGATCCTAG
- the panC gene encoding pantoate--beta-alanine ligase — protein MKRIQSPRSMQELGLEWRRQGICVGLVPTMGYWHEGHLSLMRWAREHCDLLVASIFVNPTQFGPGEDLENYPSDIERDSALAAECGVDVLFTPYKAEMYLPGHGTWVNVPELTKNLCGRSRPGHFQGVATVVCKLFNLVQPTFAAFGEKDWQQVAVIRKMTRELDIPVRVEGRPIVREADGLAMSSRNVYLTAEERAVAPHIQKGLCLLEGMVRAGERDCGALRKAVRDYYAAWIPSGVLDYLELVDPETIETVDHVHSDFLAAVALRLGKARLIDNKRINLEK, from the coding sequence ATGAAGCGAATCCAAAGCCCCCGGTCCATGCAGGAGTTGGGGCTCGAGTGGCGCAGGCAGGGGATTTGCGTCGGCCTGGTGCCGACCATGGGCTACTGGCACGAGGGGCATCTGAGCCTGATGCGCTGGGCCCGCGAGCACTGCGATCTGCTGGTGGCCTCCATCTTCGTCAATCCGACCCAGTTCGGTCCGGGAGAGGATCTGGAGAACTACCCCTCGGACATCGAGCGCGACTCCGCCCTGGCCGCCGAGTGTGGCGTCGATGTGCTCTTCACGCCCTACAAGGCCGAGATGTATCTCCCGGGTCACGGCACCTGGGTCAATGTCCCGGAGCTCACGAAAAATCTCTGCGGGCGTTCGCGTCCCGGACATTTTCAGGGCGTGGCCACGGTGGTCTGCAAACTTTTCAATCTCGTGCAGCCGACCTTTGCCGCCTTTGGCGAGAAGGATTGGCAGCAGGTGGCCGTGATCCGCAAGATGACGCGTGAGCTGGACATTCCGGTGCGCGTCGAGGGTCGTCCCATCGTTCGCGAAGCCGATGGGCTGGCCATGAGCTCCCGCAATGTTTATCTGACTGCCGAGGAAAGAGCCGTGGCCCCGCATATCCAGAAGGGACTCTGCCTGCTCGAAGGCATGGTCAGGGCCGGGGAACGGGATTGTGGCGCGCTGCGCAAGGCGGTTCGGGATTATTACGCGGCGTGGATTCCTTCCGGAGTGCTTGATTACCTTGAACTGGTCGATCCCGAGACCATCGAGACCGTGGATCACGTTCACTCCGATTTTCTGGCCGCCGTGGCCCTGCGACTCGGCAAGGCGCGGCTCATTGACAACAAACGAATCAACCTAGAGAAATAA
- a CDS encoding DUF2721 domain-containing protein, whose protein sequence is MEITLTTPALLFSTISLILLAFTNRFLALGSRIRTLYDRYQDNHGSSLLAQIENMRLRVNLIRLMQLYGVVSLFLCVLCMFCLFAGLVTLGKFLFGLSLLALLVSLGLSTREIHISTQALNIQLESLSLSQEESDAR, encoded by the coding sequence ATGGAAATCACCCTGACCACTCCGGCCCTGCTCTTTTCGACCATTTCACTCATCCTGCTGGCCTTTACCAACCGTTTTCTGGCCTTGGGCAGCAGGATCAGAACCCTGTATGACCGCTATCAGGACAACCACGGTTCGTCCCTCTTGGCCCAGATCGAAAACATGCGCCTGCGGGTGAACCTGATCCGGCTGATGCAGCTCTACGGAGTGGTGAGCCTTTTTTTGTGCGTCCTGTGCATGTTTTGTCTTTTTGCCGGGCTTGTGACCCTGGGCAAGTTCCTTTTCGGACTGAGCCTTTTGGCCTTGTTGGTCTCCCTTGGTCTGTCCACGCGTGAGATCCACATTTCCACACAGGCCCTGAACATCCAACTGGAGAGCCTGAGCCTCTCGCAGGAGGAAAGCGATGCACGCTGA
- a CDS encoding ATP-binding cassette domain-containing protein: protein MALISASNISLSFSGPLLLDNISLQIHAGERICLLGRNGEGKSTLMRILSREITPDSGEVGLGKGLVTASLPQEVPSDLTGTVYDVVASGAGEAGLCLAALRHEGHDDACIDPALLARAHRLLDEQAGWSLTRKIDTVITHLGLDPEAQFTSLSGGVKRKTLLARALAGEPDILFLDEPTNHLDVDAIRWLEDFLVKQSRTLFFVTHDRMFLRHVANRILELDRGVLVDWACDYDTFLQRKEDVLATEETLWRKFDQKLKEEEIWIRKGIKARRTRNEGRVRALQAMRAERSQRRERTGTVSMQIQEGRKTGGLVLEVTNISYAWGDEPVIRDFSANIMRGDKVGIVGPNGAGKTTLLKLLLGALAPQSGKVRQGTHLEVAYSDQMRSLLDETKTAREIVGEGADYIDVNENRRHVIGYLKDFLFTPDRAQTPVGLLSGGERNRLLLAKLFTRPCNVLVLDEPTNDLDQETLELLEELIGDFPGTVLVVSHDREFLNNTVTSCLVFEGQGRVVEYAGGYDDWLSQRPQVAEPEPVLPKAAKPRVAKARKLTYKENMELDALPGRIEALEADIAALQEQMNDPQFYTNDHTVVAAAAVRLEVLEAELDSLLTRWDELEELRMVCESS, encoded by the coding sequence ATGGCACTCATCAGCGCAAGCAACATATCCCTCTCTTTTTCCGGTCCGCTTTTGTTGGACAACATCAGCCTGCAGATCCATGCGGGTGAACGTATCTGTCTCCTTGGCCGCAACGGCGAGGGCAAGTCCACGCTCATGCGCATCCTGTCCCGCGAAATCACCCCCGATTCGGGAGAGGTGGGGCTTGGCAAGGGGCTGGTCACGGCCTCCCTGCCGCAGGAGGTTCCCTCGGACCTCACGGGCACGGTCTATGACGTGGTCGCTTCCGGGGCCGGTGAGGCCGGGCTTTGTCTGGCGGCCTTGCGGCACGAAGGGCATGACGACGCCTGCATCGACCCGGCGCTGCTTGCCCGGGCACACCGCCTGCTTGACGAGCAGGCCGGCTGGAGCCTGACCCGCAAGATCGATACGGTCATCACCCATCTGGGGCTGGACCCCGAGGCGCAGTTCACCTCCCTGTCCGGCGGCGTGAAGCGCAAGACCCTTCTGGCCCGGGCCCTGGCCGGGGAGCCGGACATCCTTTTTCTCGACGAACCGACCAACCATCTGGATGTGGATGCCATCCGGTGGCTGGAGGATTTTCTGGTCAAGCAGTCCCGAACCCTCTTTTTCGTCACCCATGACCGCATGTTCCTGCGTCACGTGGCCAATCGCATTCTGGAGCTGGATCGCGGGGTGCTGGTGGACTGGGCCTGCGATTACGACACTTTTCTGCAGCGCAAGGAGGACGTGCTGGCCACGGAGGAGACCCTGTGGCGCAAGTTCGACCAGAAGCTCAAGGAAGAGGAGATCTGGATCAGAAAGGGCATCAAGGCCCGCCGTACGCGCAATGAAGGGCGCGTGCGCGCCTTGCAGGCCATGCGCGCCGAGCGCAGTCAGCGCCGCGAGCGGACCGGCACGGTGTCCATGCAGATCCAGGAGGGCCGCAAGACCGGAGGTCTGGTCCTGGAGGTCACGAACATTTCCTACGCCTGGGGTGACGAGCCGGTCATTCGCGATTTTTCGGCCAACATCATGCGCGGCGACAAGGTCGGCATCGTCGGTCCCAACGGCGCGGGCAAGACCACGCTTCTGAAGCTGCTCCTTGGAGCTCTTGCCCCCCAGAGCGGCAAGGTCCGGCAGGGCACGCACCTTGAGGTCGCCTATTCGGACCAGATGCGCTCCCTGCTCGACGAGACCAAGACCGCGCGCGAGATCGTCGGCGAGGGTGCGGACTACATCGACGTGAACGAAAACCGCCGCCACGTCATCGGCTACCTGAAGGATTTTCTCTTCACCCCGGACCGCGCCCAGACCCCCGTAGGGCTTCTGTCCGGCGGGGAGCGCAACCGGCTGCTTCTGGCCAAGCTCTTCACCCGGCCCTGCAACGTGCTCGTTCTGGACGAACCGACCAATGACTTGGACCAGGAGACCCTTGAGCTTCTGGAAGAACTTATCGGCGATTTTCCGGGCACCGTGCTCGTGGTCAGCCATGACCGCGAATTCCTGAACAACACGGTCACCTCCTGCCTGGTTTTCGAAGGCCAGGGGCGGGTGGTCGAGTACGCCGGCGGCTATGACGACTGGCTTTCGCAGCGGCCACAGGTCGCGGAGCCCGAGCCGGTCCTGCCCAAGGCGGCAAAGCCCAGGGTGGCCAAGGCCCGCAAGCTGACTTACAAGGAAAATATGGAACTCGACGCCTTGCCCGGACGCATCGAGGCGCTTGAAGCTGACATCGCGGCCCTGCAGGAACAGATGAACGATCCTCAATTTTACACCAACGATCACACTGTCGTCGCGGCCGCAGCCGTCCGGCTCGAGGTCCTGGAGGCGGAGCTGGACTCCCTGTTGACCCGCTGGGACGAGCTTGAAGAGCTGCGCATGGTGTGCGAGTCCTCATAA
- a CDS encoding zinc metallopeptidase yields the protein MPYVAGLLVLVALIALPGLWARHVLERYGRDEYFSGTGIDLAGILVRDLSLDGVRVETTELGDHYDPAEKVVRLNPVSTGKRSLTAVVVAAHEVGHALQDQSGDGLLRFRTGLVRFGIWAERIGAAAIMVAPLLGAALQVPLIGRLLLVSAVLVLGIPVIVHLVTLPVELDASFNRALPLLKAGRYIPPEDERAARRILTACALTYLAQALASMFNILRWIRLFRR from the coding sequence ATGCCCTATGTTGCCGGGCTGCTGGTGCTGGTTGCGCTTATAGCCCTGCCTGGGCTGTGGGCCCGGCACGTCCTCGAACGGTATGGCCGGGATGAATACTTTTCAGGGACCGGCATAGACCTGGCCGGAATTTTGGTCCGTGACCTGAGTCTCGACGGTGTGCGAGTGGAGACCACGGAGCTCGGCGATCATTACGACCCCGCCGAGAAGGTGGTGCGGCTCAATCCCGTGAGTACCGGCAAGCGCTCGCTCACCGCCGTGGTCGTGGCCGCGCACGAAGTGGGGCACGCCCTGCAGGATCAATCCGGGGACGGATTGCTGCGTTTTCGCACGGGGCTGGTCAGGTTCGGGATCTGGGCCGAACGCATCGGAGCCGCAGCGATCATGGTCGCTCCGCTTTTGGGCGCGGCCCTGCAAGTGCCTCTGATCGGCCGCCTGCTGCTGGTCAGCGCGGTCCTTGTGCTCGGCATCCCGGTCATCGTTCATCTGGTGACCCTGCCCGTGGAGCTGGATGCGAGCTTCAATCGTGCCCTTCCATTGCTCAAGGCCGGAAGATACATCCCGCCCGAGGACGAGAGGGCGGCCCGTCGGATATTGACGGCCTGCGCCCTGACCTACCTGGCGCAGGCCCTGGCCAGCATGTTCAACATCCTGCGCTGGATCAGGCTTTTCAGGCGATAG
- a CDS encoding SagB/ThcOx family dehydrogenase: MNMRTMRDFLKDDLRLQLDFSRSDQNRGIAPPPVEKPVRADQTRIALPGDPATAFAGRVDLVRALADRKSHRAWRDEPLGSEELGFLLWAVQGVRGKKGAASVFRTVPSAGCRHALETYVLVNNCESLERGVYRYLPLEHALVLEAPAGADFSARQHEAVLMQGFVAKAPVVLVWATIPYRMEWRYMAAAHRVIALDAGHVCQNLYLAAQAVGCGTCAVAAFHQQALDALLGVDGEDEFALYLAPVGKI; this comes from the coding sequence ATGAACATGCGGACCATGCGCGATTTTTTGAAGGATGATTTGCGGTTGCAGCTCGATTTTTCACGCTCGGACCAGAATCGAGGCATCGCGCCGCCTCCGGTGGAGAAGCCTGTCCGGGCGGATCAGACGCGGATTGCGCTGCCGGGCGACCCGGCCACGGCCTTTGCCGGGCGCGTCGATCTGGTCCGCGCCCTGGCCGATCGCAAGAGCCACCGGGCCTGGCGCGATGAGCCGCTGGGTTCCGAAGAACTTGGCTTTCTGCTCTGGGCCGTGCAGGGGGTGCGCGGGAAGAAGGGGGCGGCCAGCGTGTTCCGCACCGTCCCTTCGGCCGGATGCAGGCATGCTCTGGAAACATACGTGCTGGTCAACAACTGCGAATCTCTTGAGCGGGGTGTGTACCGTTACCTGCCCCTTGAGCACGCCCTGGTGCTGGAAGCCCCAGCCGGGGCTGATTTCAGCGCTCGTCAGCACGAGGCCGTACTCATGCAGGGCTTCGTGGCCAAGGCGCCCGTGGTGCTGGTCTGGGCGACCATCCCCTACCGGATGGAGTGGCGCTACATGGCCGCCGCTCACCGGGTCATCGCTCTTGATGCCGGGCATGTCTGCCAGAATCTGTATCTGGCGGCGCAGGCGGTGGGTTGCGGCACCTGCGCGGTGGCGGCCTTTCACCAGCAGGCCCTGGACGCGCTCCTGGGCGTGGACGGAGAAGACGAGTTCGCTCTGTACCTGGCTCCCGTGGGCAAGATCTGA
- a CDS encoding AI-2E family transporter, with protein sequence MILDNTPYSFDRVVRMALAAGLLWGVITTLGYLSDVLIPFAVALLLAYILNPLVHRVQMFVKSRGLAIGLTLFFFFVAVGGLCWIIIPLMGREVAHMGRLISDLVSNSKLAEEAANRLPPDVWQALRDYFNTPEVRDFFRTDSFISMAQATLRRVLPGLMGIISGTYSVLMALVVPAVVLLYLIFLLMDFQKVRVAWKELIPPQYREGVVSFVEEFDLAMNRYFRGQTTIAGILGIFFATGFSLVGLPMGILLGLFVGLLNLVPYLQLLGLIPAVVLAAIHALETGQSFWVVMGMTGLVFVVVQIIQDAVLVPRILGKAMGLSPAVMLLSLSIWGKLLGLLGLLIALPMTCLALAYYRRLVLAPATPELIVKPAGEGGS encoded by the coding sequence ATGATTCTCGACAACACTCCGTATTCCTTCGACCGCGTCGTGCGCATGGCCCTGGCGGCAGGCCTGCTCTGGGGCGTCATCACGACCCTTGGTTACCTCAGCGATGTGCTCATCCCCTTTGCCGTGGCCCTGCTCCTGGCCTACATTCTCAATCCACTGGTGCACCGCGTGCAGATGTTCGTGAAGAGCAGAGGGCTGGCCATAGGTCTGACCCTGTTTTTTTTCTTTGTCGCGGTCGGCGGGCTATGCTGGATCATCATTCCGCTCATGGGGCGCGAGGTGGCGCACATGGGTCGGCTCATTTCCGACCTGGTCAGCAACTCCAAGCTGGCCGAGGAAGCCGCCAACCGTCTGCCTCCCGATGTGTGGCAGGCCCTGCGGGATTATTTCAACACGCCCGAGGTGCGGGACTTTTTCCGCACCGACAGCTTCATATCCATGGCCCAGGCCACCCTGCGCCGGGTCCTTCCCGGACTCATGGGGATCATCAGCGGCACCTACAGCGTGCTCATGGCCCTGGTCGTGCCGGCCGTGGTTCTCTTGTACCTCATCTTTCTGCTCATGGATTTTCAGAAGGTTAGGGTTGCCTGGAAGGAGCTGATTCCACCCCAGTACCGCGAGGGCGTCGTGTCTTTCGTCGAGGAATTCGATCTGGCCATGAACCGCTATTTTCGCGGCCAGACGACCATCGCGGGCATTCTCGGAATTTTTTTCGCCACCGGCTTCTCCCTGGTCGGCCTGCCCATGGGCATCCTGCTCGGATTATTCGTCGGGCTGCTCAATCTGGTTCCTTATCTTCAGTTGCTTGGGCTCATTCCAGCCGTGGTGCTGGCCGCCATTCACGCTCTTGAGACCGGCCAGTCCTTCTGGGTGGTCATGGGCATGACCGGCCTTGTTTTCGTGGTCGTGCAGATCATCCAGGACGCGGTGCTCGTGCCGCGCATTCTGGGCAAGGCCATGGGCCTGTCCCCGGCCGTGATGCTCCTGTCGCTTTCGATCTGGGGCAAGCTTCTTGGGTTGCTCGGCCTGTTGATCGCCCTGCCCATGACTTGTCTGGCGCTGGCCTATTATCGCCGTCTGGTGCTGGCGCCTGCCACGCCTGAGCTGATTGTAAAACCGGCAGGGGAGGGCGGCTCATGA